In the genome of Pelobacter seleniigenes DSM 18267, one region contains:
- a CDS encoding Bax inhibitor-1/YccA family protein, with translation MYNPNELYTDSRPISVSNTFFQQVYLWMTAGLGVTALAAFFMLNSASAQQLIFGNRMVFYGLIFGELGLVMFMSTAINRISAATATLMFLGYSALNGITFAAIFLIYTRSSIVSAFLVTAGTFAAMSMYGYATKRDLTGMGSFLFMGLIGVVIASVVNIFLNSPMIYWITSYLGVFIFVGLTAYDTQKIKEIGRAGFANGQDQRKAALMGALRLYLDFINLFLMLLRIMGNRR, from the coding sequence ATGTACAACCCGAATGAACTTTATACAGACAGCCGGCCGATCAGCGTCTCAAATACGTTCTTCCAGCAGGTTTACCTGTGGATGACCGCCGGATTGGGAGTGACCGCCCTGGCCGCCTTCTTCATGCTCAACAGCGCTTCGGCCCAGCAGCTGATTTTCGGCAACCGGATGGTTTTTTACGGCCTGATCTTCGGTGAACTGGGACTGGTGATGTTCATGTCGACCGCCATCAATCGCATCAGTGCTGCGACCGCGACCCTGATGTTCCTCGGCTACTCGGCTCTCAACGGGATCACCTTTGCGGCCATCTTCCTGATCTACACCCGCAGCTCCATCGTCAGCGCGTTTCTGGTCACGGCCGGAACCTTTGCCGCCATGAGCATGTACGGCTATGCGACCAAACGCGATCTGACCGGGATGGGCAGCTTCCTGTTCATGGGGCTGATCGGCGTGGTGATCGCGTCGGTGGTCAATATTTTCCTCAACAGCCCGATGATCTACTGGATCACCAGCTACCTGGGCGTCTTTATTTTCGTCGGTCTGACCGCCTACGATACCCAGAAAATCAAAGAAATCGGCCGAGCCGGGTTTGCCAACGGTCAGGACCAGCGCAAGGCGGCGTTGATGGGGGCGCTCAGACTTTACCTCGATTTCATCAACCTGTTCCTGATGCTGCTGCGCATCATGGGCAACCGGCGCTAA
- a CDS encoding HAD family hydrolase, translating into MLPQSKNKSIEAVLFDLDGTLLRSRMTELIPRYVEGLAADCADFVKPKRFIKAKISAIRELIQTAGDGSLTVEERLYAIMQRELGLPPARLQQSLAHFQSHELVSLQDLVRPIPLAKQILLECRERGVPLVLATNPVFPRFMVQARMDWGEIDGGFFRSITTYENSRFCKPQAGYFLEIAAFLGVPPEHCLMVGNDLNHDLAAVAVGMETFLVDTWLVERGEPAWPCAQRGDHQQLQEFLRENLR; encoded by the coding sequence ATGTTACCGCAATCGAAAAACAAATCGATTGAAGCTGTTCTGTTTGATCTTGACGGGACTCTGTTGCGTTCCCGCATGACAGAACTCATTCCCCGTTATGTCGAAGGACTGGCTGCGGATTGTGCCGATTTTGTGAAGCCAAAGCGTTTCATCAAAGCCAAGATCAGTGCAATTCGGGAACTGATTCAGACCGCGGGTGACGGCAGTTTGACCGTTGAAGAGCGTCTTTATGCGATCATGCAGCGTGAACTGGGCCTGCCGCCAGCTCGGCTGCAGCAGAGCCTGGCTCATTTTCAAAGCCATGAGCTGGTCAGTTTGCAGGACTTGGTGCGGCCTATTCCGCTGGCCAAGCAGATTCTGCTTGAATGCCGGGAGCGCGGAGTGCCGTTGGTTCTGGCCACCAACCCGGTTTTCCCGCGCTTCATGGTGCAGGCGCGGATGGACTGGGGAGAGATCGACGGCGGTTTTTTTCGCTCTATTACAACCTATGAAAACAGCCGGTTCTGTAAACCGCAAGCCGGATATTTTCTGGAGATCGCAGCATTCCTCGGAGTTCCTCCGGAGCATTGCCTGATGGTCGGCAATGACCTGAACCATGATCTTGCCGCTGTTGCCGTCGGAATGGAGACTTTCCTGGTTGATACCTGGCTGGTGGAACGGGGAGAGCCCGCATGGCCCTGCGCCCAGCGGGGTGATCATCAGCAGCTGCAGGAATTTTTGCGGGAAAATTTGCGGTGA
- a CDS encoding acyl-CoA thioesterase yields MDNFTIVRPEHLNHHGYLFGGVMLKWVDENAWMAASRDFPGRNMVTVGMDACRFRQRVENGSILRFHMSKVRQGTTSVTYNVDVFADAPGAASEYEVFNVTVSFVGLDDKGKPVALADQP; encoded by the coding sequence ATGGATAATTTTACGATTGTGCGCCCGGAGCACCTCAACCATCACGGCTACCTGTTTGGAGGCGTCATGCTCAAATGGGTCGATGAAAATGCCTGGATGGCCGCCTCAAGGGATTTTCCCGGTCGCAACATGGTTACCGTCGGTATGGACGCCTGCCGCTTCCGCCAGCGCGTCGAAAACGGCTCCATCCTCCGTTTTCATATGAGCAAAGTCCGCCAGGGAACGACGTCGGTCACCTATAATGTCGATGTCTTTGCCGATGCGCCCGGTGCCGCCAGCGAATACGAAGTCTTTAATGTCACGGTCTCGTTTGTCGGCCTGGATGACAAAGGCAAACCGGTGGCACTGGCCGACCAGCCCTGA
- a CDS encoding phospholipase D-like domain-containing protein has translation MEGPKHLLPPGQVQYIYDLTSVDEAGNPVRRQRIFPTLFELIDSADTYILLDYFLLNDQQGKYAGTTEPLAGELARHLIARKAARPELVIDLLTDPINSVYHSASAKILDRLRAAGINVIVTNLEPLRDSNPLYSVWWRLLLRWIPDAGHYLPHPFAVDGEKISAAGWLRLANFKANHRKVAVLDHQGKLVSLVASANPHGGSRNHSNVALLVESAALAQDLYRSEQAVAQLSGAKLQPLPSLSQEQSLATGQEVAVRVVTEAAIKAAFRSALAQAGAGDQVNMAMFYLADRQIVAALLAASQRGARVDIVFDPNRDAFGYEKNGVPNRPVAAELTRKTQGRLRIRWYRTHGEQFHTKLLLVERSNGQSTMILGSANLTRRNIGNYNLETDLVVSGPSSSPPLAAGADYFQRIWHNQGHPYTGPYEIFADDSRLRYLQYRLQESLGLGTF, from the coding sequence TTGGAGGGCCCAAAGCATCTGCTGCCCCCGGGACAGGTGCAGTATATTTATGACCTGACCAGCGTGGATGAGGCGGGCAACCCGGTACGACGGCAACGGATCTTTCCGACCCTGTTCGAACTCATCGACAGCGCTGATACCTACATCCTGCTCGATTACTTTCTGTTAAACGACCAGCAGGGGAAATATGCCGGTACCACCGAACCGCTGGCCGGAGAACTTGCCCGACACCTGATCGCACGCAAGGCCGCACGTCCCGAACTGGTCATAGATCTGCTGACCGACCCCATCAACAGTGTCTACCATAGCGCATCGGCCAAGATCCTTGACCGGCTGCGCGCAGCCGGGATCAATGTCATCGTCACCAATCTGGAACCGTTACGGGACAGCAATCCCCTCTACTCGGTCTGGTGGCGATTGTTGTTGCGCTGGATCCCCGATGCCGGCCATTATCTGCCCCACCCCTTCGCTGTCGATGGAGAAAAAATCAGTGCTGCCGGCTGGCTGAGATTGGCCAATTTCAAAGCCAACCACCGCAAGGTTGCAGTTCTTGACCACCAGGGCAAACTGGTCTCGCTGGTTGCTTCGGCCAACCCTCATGGCGGCAGCCGCAATCATTCCAATGTTGCCCTGTTGGTGGAGAGCGCCGCACTGGCCCAGGATCTGTACCGCTCGGAACAGGCGGTCGCGCAACTGTCCGGGGCAAAACTTCAGCCGTTGCCGTCATTATCACAAGAGCAATCTCTGGCAACGGGGCAGGAGGTGGCTGTCCGGGTGGTCACCGAAGCAGCGATCAAAGCAGCGTTTCGCTCCGCCCTGGCCCAGGCGGGCGCCGGGGATCAGGTCAACATGGCCATGTTTTATCTGGCCGATCGGCAGATCGTCGCGGCCCTGCTGGCAGCCAGTCAGCGCGGAGCCAGGGTCGACATCGTCTTTGATCCGAATCGAGACGCCTTTGGTTATGAAAAGAACGGGGTTCCCAACCGCCCGGTCGCTGCCGAGCTGACCCGCAAAACACAAGGCCGGCTCAGGATTCGCTGGTACCGGACCCACGGTGAACAATTCCATACCAAGCTGCTGCTGGTTGAACGAAGCAACGGCCAGAGCACCATGATTCTCGGCTCAGCCAACCTGACCCGCCGCAATATCGGCAATTACAACCTGGAGACCGACCTGGTGGTTAGCGGCCCATCCTCCAGCCCGCCACTGGCTGCCGGCGCGGACTATTTTCAGCGGATCTGGCATAATCAGGGGCACCCCTATACCGGGCCCTATGAAATCTTTGCCGACGACTCCCGACTCAGGTACCTGCAGTACCGCTTGCAGGAAAGTCTGGGGCTTGGCACCTTCTGA
- the rd gene encoding rubredoxin, with protein MQKYRCVVCDYIYDPEVGDPDGGIEPGTSFEDIPEDWVCPLCGVDKSNFEPA; from the coding sequence ATGCAAAAGTATCGCTGTGTTGTATGTGACTATATCTATGATCCCGAAGTCGGCGATCCCGATGGCGGAATTGAACCGGGCACCAGTTTCGAAGATATTCCGGAAGACTGGGTCTGTCCGTTGTGCGGTGTCGACAAGTCCAACTTCGAGCCCGCATGA
- a CDS encoding 2-oxoglutarate dehydrogenase E1 component, which yields MSVIDSTSPQWIESQYQLYKTDPQQVPEEWRSFFQGFELGMENRDSLAPDHKPAAVQSLIRRYRDIGHIYACVDPLTPCSLEHPLLQISEFGLEESDLNRTFATDNFILPQATLKEIVDILKQTYCSSLGMEFMHIPIPEERKWLQEKAEEARNRSALSREKKLATMKMLLKASKFESFLHRKFVGQKRFSLEGAESVIPLLDHLIETAASMNMKHVVIGMAHRGRLNVLANIFEKPLENMFAEFADNERYKIVGEGDVKYHKGYSTDRCFTSGCIHVSLASNPSHLEAVNPVVEGKCRARQDRMDNGEYNAMPLLIHGDAAFAGQGIVAETLNLSQLAGYKTGGTLHVVINNQIGFTTLPVDARSTCYPTDIAKMLMSPIFHVHGDDPEALIQAATMAIEFRQKFRKDVVIEVICYRRYGHNEGDEPFFTQPLMYEKIKNHPLTADIYKNQLLFEGFQEAELQKIADDIDAALEEALNREICPLHEIFLKQWSHIDREFSFKRVETGVAETTLQGLSETLTSIPADFTPHRKIATLLKKRRTVVAEKEQAIDWGTAEALAFASLVNEGTSIRLSGQDSRRGTFNHRHATLYDIKTGREYTALADIARSAGCRFDAFNSMLSEAAVLGFDYGYSVETPDDLTIWEAQFGDFANGAQVIIDQFIASSLAKWDRPTGLAMFLPHGYEGQGPEHSSARIERYLQLCADNNMQVVNPSTPAQFFHVLRRQVRTAYRRPLIVATPKALLRHPACVSSLAELSSGHFREILPDDLAPTDCRRVLLCSGKIYYELLNQRSEGGHNDVAIVRIEQLYPLHTELLQEILAPYRNDVEYYWVQEEPGNGGGWDHLRPLLRELIGKEPVYVGRKRSASTAVGSHRIHKIEQQQILEKAFATL from the coding sequence ATGAGCGTAATTGACAGTACCAGTCCACAGTGGATCGAATCCCAGTATCAGCTGTATAAAACCGACCCGCAACAGGTTCCGGAAGAATGGCGATCATTCTTTCAAGGCTTTGAGCTGGGAATGGAAAACCGCGACAGTCTCGCCCCGGACCACAAACCGGCCGCGGTCCAGTCACTGATCCGCCGCTATCGCGATATCGGTCATATCTATGCCTGTGTCGATCCGCTGACCCCCTGTTCCCTGGAACACCCCCTGCTGCAGATCTCCGAATTCGGGCTTGAGGAGAGCGATCTCAACCGCACCTTTGCGACCGACAACTTTATCCTGCCGCAGGCAACCCTCAAAGAGATCGTCGATATTCTCAAGCAGACCTACTGCAGTTCCCTGGGGATGGAGTTCATGCACATTCCCATTCCGGAAGAGCGCAAATGGCTGCAGGAAAAAGCCGAAGAAGCTCGCAACCGTTCAGCCTTGAGTAGGGAGAAAAAACTCGCCACCATGAAGATGCTGCTCAAGGCGAGCAAGTTCGAATCCTTTCTCCACCGGAAGTTCGTCGGCCAGAAACGCTTTTCGCTGGAAGGGGCGGAATCGGTCATTCCCCTGCTCGACCACCTGATCGAAACTGCGGCGAGCATGAACATGAAACATGTCGTCATCGGCATGGCCCACCGTGGCCGGCTCAATGTCCTGGCCAATATCTTCGAAAAACCCCTCGAAAACATGTTTGCCGAATTTGCCGATAACGAACGCTATAAAATCGTCGGCGAAGGGGACGTCAAGTACCATAAAGGCTACTCCACCGACCGCTGCTTCACCTCCGGCTGCATCCATGTCTCGCTGGCGTCTAATCCCAGCCACCTGGAGGCGGTCAATCCGGTGGTCGAAGGCAAATGCCGCGCCCGCCAGGACCGCATGGACAACGGTGAATACAACGCCATGCCGCTGCTGATTCACGGAGATGCGGCCTTCGCCGGGCAGGGAATCGTGGCGGAAACCCTCAATCTGTCGCAGCTGGCCGGCTATAAAACCGGCGGCACCCTGCATGTCGTCATCAACAACCAGATCGGCTTTACCACCCTGCCCGTGGACGCCCGCTCGACCTGCTATCCGACCGATATCGCCAAAATGCTCATGTCGCCGATCTTCCATGTCCACGGCGATGATCCGGAAGCATTGATTCAGGCCGCCACCATGGCCATCGAATTCCGCCAGAAATTTCGCAAAGATGTGGTCATTGAAGTGATCTGCTATCGGCGTTACGGTCATAACGAAGGGGACGAGCCCTTCTTCACCCAGCCGCTGATGTACGAAAAGATCAAGAATCATCCGCTGACTGCCGATATCTACAAGAACCAGCTGCTGTTCGAAGGATTCCAGGAAGCGGAACTGCAGAAAATTGCCGATGATATTGATGCGGCCCTGGAAGAAGCCCTGAACCGCGAGATCTGTCCCCTGCACGAGATCTTCCTCAAACAGTGGTCGCACATTGACCGCGAGTTCAGCTTCAAGCGGGTTGAAACCGGGGTCGCCGAAACCACCCTGCAAGGACTCAGTGAAACCCTCACCAGCATCCCGGCCGATTTTACCCCGCACCGGAAAATCGCCACGCTGCTGAAGAAACGCCGTACCGTTGTGGCCGAAAAGGAACAGGCCATCGACTGGGGCACCGCCGAAGCCCTGGCCTTCGCCAGCCTGGTCAATGAAGGGACGTCGATCCGCCTGTCCGGCCAGGACTCCCGGCGCGGCACCTTCAACCATCGTCATGCGACCCTTTATGACATCAAAACCGGCCGGGAGTACACCGCCCTGGCCGACATCGCCCGCAGTGCAGGCTGCCGCTTTGATGCCTTCAACAGCATGCTCTCGGAAGCAGCGGTGCTCGGCTTTGATTACGGGTATTCCGTTGAGACCCCGGACGACCTGACCATCTGGGAAGCCCAGTTCGGTGATTTTGCCAACGGCGCCCAGGTCATTATCGATCAATTCATTGCCAGCAGCCTGGCCAAGTGGGATCGTCCGACCGGTCTGGCTATGTTCCTCCCCCATGGCTACGAAGGCCAGGGCCCCGAACATTCGAGCGCGCGCATTGAGCGTTACCTGCAACTCTGCGCCGACAACAACATGCAGGTGGTCAATCCCAGCACCCCGGCCCAATTTTTTCACGTGCTGCGCCGCCAGGTCAGGACCGCTTACCGGCGGCCGCTGATTGTGGCCACTCCGAAGGCGCTGCTGCGCCACCCGGCCTGTGTTTCCAGCCTCGCCGAGCTGAGCAGCGGCCATTTCCGCGAAATCCTCCCTGACGATCTCGCGCCGACCGACTGCCGCAGGGTTTTGCTCTGCTCCGGCAAAATCTATTATGAACTGCTCAACCAGCGCTCCGAAGGTGGCCACAACGACGTTGCCATTGTCCGCATCGAACAATTATATCCGCTGCACACGGAACTGCTCCAGGAGATCCTGGCACCATACCGGAACGATGTGGAATATTACTGGGTTCAGGAGGAACCCGGCAACGGTGGCGGCTGGGACCATTTACGCCCCCTGCTGCGCGAACTGATCGGCAAGGAACCGGTGTATGTCGGCCGCAAACGCTCCGCCAGTACCGCAGTCGGCTCGCACCGTATTCACAAGATCGAGCAGCAGCAGATTCTGGAAAAAGCGTTCGCAACCCTTTAA
- the lipA gene encoding lipoyl synthase: protein MKEEPLRKPDWLKVKFPAGANYARIDRYHRQNGLNSVCRSAACPNQGECWSKGTATFMILGSTCSRHCRFCNVGSGPLAAPDPLEPAKVAAAVAELRLRHAVITSVTRDDLADGGAAQFAALIREIRQAAAGCKIELLIPDLQGDWAALAQIVAAHPDILGHNIETVPRLYTQVRPEAEYQRSLALLAEVHRQDPTIVTKSGLMLGMGEEHDEVLQVMTDLRQYGCQLLTLGQYLAPTREHFPVQRYVTPNEFAALAQQGRELGFEHVEAGPLVRSSYHAEEQFSASQE from the coding sequence ATGAAAGAAGAGCCCCTGAGAAAACCGGACTGGCTGAAGGTGAAATTTCCGGCTGGAGCCAATTATGCCCGCATCGACCGCTATCACCGCCAGAACGGCCTGAACTCGGTCTGTCGCAGCGCCGCCTGCCCCAATCAGGGGGAGTGCTGGAGCAAAGGCACCGCCACCTTCATGATTCTCGGCAGCACCTGTAGCCGTCATTGCCGTTTCTGTAACGTCGGCAGCGGCCCATTGGCGGCCCCGGATCCGTTGGAACCGGCCAAAGTTGCGGCGGCAGTGGCCGAACTGCGGCTGCGCCATGCCGTCATCACCTCGGTCACCCGGGATGATCTGGCCGATGGCGGAGCGGCTCAGTTTGCCGCCTTGATCAGGGAAATCCGCCAGGCCGCGGCCGGATGCAAGATCGAGCTGCTGATTCCCGACCTGCAGGGCGATTGGGCCGCGCTGGCGCAGATTGTCGCAGCCCATCCCGATATCCTCGGCCATAACATTGAAACCGTCCCCCGGCTCTACACGCAGGTCCGTCCCGAGGCTGAATATCAGCGCAGCCTGGCGCTGCTGGCTGAGGTCCACCGCCAGGACCCGACTATCGTCACTAAATCGGGCCTGATGCTGGGCATGGGGGAAGAGCACGACGAAGTGCTGCAGGTCATGACCGATCTGCGCCAGTACGGCTGCCAGCTGCTGACCCTGGGGCAGTACCTGGCTCCGACCAGGGAACACTTTCCGGTCCAGCGTTACGTCACCCCGAACGAGTTTGCCGCCCTCGCTCAGCAAGGGCGAGAGCTGGGCTTTGAGCATGTCGAAGCTGGCCCGCTGGTCAGATCGTCCTATCATGCCGAAGAACAATTTTCCGCCAGCCAGGAATAA
- the elbB gene encoding isoprenoid biosynthesis glyoxalase ElbB encodes MAKVGVILSGCGVYDGSEIHEAVITLLALDRAGAEVVMMAPDVELAVVNHLTGEPVEGATRSVLEESARIARGNITDIKKIKAADLDALMIPGGFGAAKNLCDFAFTGPDCEVNPEVARLVKEIVAARKPLAAVCIAPALVARVLGKEQLPHQLTIGTDKDVAAALTAMGATHVACPVEELVIDKENKIISSPAYMLAGRISEAATGIEKTVAALLEMI; translated from the coding sequence ATGGCAAAAGTCGGTGTCATACTTTCAGGTTGCGGTGTCTACGACGGCAGTGAAATTCATGAAGCGGTGATCACCTTGCTGGCCCTTGACCGGGCCGGGGCTGAAGTGGTGATGATGGCCCCGGACGTGGAGCTTGCCGTGGTCAATCACCTGACCGGTGAGCCGGTCGAAGGAGCAACCCGCAGCGTGCTGGAAGAGTCAGCCCGCATCGCCCGCGGCAATATTACCGACATCAAAAAAATCAAGGCCGCCGACCTTGATGCCCTGATGATTCCGGGCGGCTTCGGGGCCGCTAAAAACCTCTGTGACTTCGCCTTTACCGGCCCCGATTGCGAGGTCAACCCGGAGGTCGCGCGGTTGGTCAAAGAGATTGTCGCGGCCCGTAAACCCCTTGCTGCGGTCTGTATTGCCCCAGCCCTGGTTGCCCGGGTGCTCGGCAAGGAACAGCTGCCGCATCAGCTGACCATCGGTACGGATAAGGATGTGGCCGCAGCATTGACCGCCATGGGCGCCACCCATGTCGCCTGTCCGGTCGAAGAGCTGGTCATCGACAAAGAGAACAAAATTATCTCCAGCCCGGCCTACATGCTGGCCGGCCGGATCAGCGAAGCCGCCACGGGAATTGAAAAAACCGTCGCCGCCCTGCTGGAAATGATCTGA
- the nudC gene encoding NAD(+) diphosphatase, translating into MKMNIQDQVFLTATDLPFNRNHLDDEFQLLRPDRDPGGEGYWLLLQGMNVLVIEQGSELMMPYGDNPMAAVAGSPGLYVGQWRGKPCRVVSVAQAVPLATELRAAHLRAPDQPLSLALLSLAGMGQMILHWDAESRHCGNCGGEMVYLPGEWGKECRNCAARHFPRIHPCVIGLVVKGDEILLARKGEWTDGRYGLVAGFVDFSECLEEAMAREVMEETNIKITNIRYIGSQSWPFPSQLMCGFVADYAGGDIQLNDHELAAAGWFKLDDLPTIPPKRSIARYLIDCAGDYIVRD; encoded by the coding sequence ATGAAAATGAATATCCAAGACCAGGTTTTTTTGACCGCGACCGATCTCCCCTTTAACCGTAACCATCTGGACGATGAATTCCAATTGCTGCGGCCCGACCGGGACCCGGGCGGAGAGGGCTACTGGTTGCTGCTGCAGGGCATGAATGTGCTGGTGATAGAGCAGGGCAGCGAGCTGATGATGCCATACGGGGATAACCCCATGGCTGCTGTTGCCGGTAGCCCGGGGCTGTATGTCGGGCAGTGGCGGGGCAAGCCTTGCCGGGTTGTCAGTGTGGCGCAGGCGGTTCCCCTTGCCACCGAACTGCGCGCTGCTCATCTGCGCGCTCCGGATCAGCCTTTGTCGTTGGCGTTGCTGTCCCTGGCCGGGATGGGGCAGATGATTCTGCATTGGGATGCCGAAAGCCGTCATTGCGGGAATTGTGGCGGCGAGATGGTTTACCTGCCGGGAGAATGGGGTAAGGAATGTCGCAACTGCGCGGCCCGGCATTTTCCACGGATTCATCCCTGTGTGATCGGCCTGGTGGTCAAGGGGGATGAAATCCTTCTGGCCCGCAAAGGCGAATGGACCGACGGCCGCTACGGACTGGTGGCCGGGTTTGTCGACTTCAGCGAATGTCTGGAAGAAGCCATGGCCCGTGAAGTCATGGAAGAGACCAACATCAAGATTACCAACATCCGTTACATCGGCAGCCAGTCCTGGCCTTTTCCCAGCCAACTGATGTGTGGGTTTGTCGCCGATTATGCGGGCGGGGACATTCAGCTCAACGACCATGAACTGGCCGCAGCCGGCTGGTTCAAACTCGACGATTTACCAACCATTCCGCCCAAGCGCAGCATTGCCCGCTATCTCATCGATTGCGCCGGCGATTATATCGTTCGCGACTGA
- a CDS encoding NUDIX hydrolase: MSKVSEEIIYRGRILDLALEKHLLPDRKERAFEVVQHPGGAAALPILDDGRVLLIRQFRPAAGDYIYEVPAGRLEIGEDPAGCIERELIEEVGYRPHQLEPLGYVFSSVGFCNERIHLFIARDLELAELALEPDEFIEPLSISLDEALDMVATGTICDAKTQIILMRYALWQENETA; encoded by the coding sequence GTGAGCAAAGTGAGTGAAGAGATCATTTACCGTGGGCGGATTCTGGACTTGGCTCTGGAGAAACATCTGCTGCCGGATCGCAAAGAAAGGGCTTTTGAAGTTGTTCAGCATCCTGGCGGTGCCGCCGCCCTGCCGATTCTGGATGACGGCCGGGTCCTGCTGATTCGCCAGTTTCGTCCTGCGGCCGGAGACTATATTTATGAAGTTCCTGCCGGACGGCTGGAAATTGGTGAAGATCCCGCTGGCTGTATCGAACGGGAACTGATCGAAGAGGTCGGTTATCGGCCGCACCAGCTGGAACCCCTCGGCTATGTTTTCAGCTCGGTTGGCTTCTGCAACGAACGGATTCACCTGTTTATCGCCCGGGACCTGGAACTGGCCGAGCTGGCTCTGGAACCGGATGAATTTATTGAACCCTTAAGTATTTCCCTGGATGAGGCTCTTGATATGGTTGCAACCGGCACCATTTGTGATGCCAAGACCCAGATTATCCTGATGCGTTACGCCTTGTGGCAAGAGAATGAAACAGCATGA
- a CDS encoding DMT family transporter: MKRCFSHWAFFALASAFCFAVMAGCVRLASTLLPQAEVVFFRNFISLLLLLPLAFQQKVSFKTAHVRLHLLRTAAGLTAMFLYFYAISHLPLADAVLLNYTSPIFVALFAGLWLKETLSWSRKLAVIIGVVGVLCLFHPSAAIASLAGLCGLISGVLGGLALTTVKRLSDTEPGIRIVLHFSFWSSLFSAVPLLWDHQVPTPAVLLLLIGLASIGTVGQLLLAHAYKLAPASQVSPLGFSGLVFAGLIGFAFWGEVPDASMLIGTAFIVCSGILVVRERAEPMPTPPSAAPHFPIGKND, encoded by the coding sequence ATGAAGCGTTGCTTTTCCCACTGGGCATTTTTTGCCCTGGCGTCGGCGTTCTGTTTTGCCGTTATGGCCGGCTGTGTCCGCCTCGCCTCGACCCTGTTGCCTCAGGCCGAGGTGGTGTTTTTTCGTAACTTTATCAGCCTGCTGCTGTTGTTGCCGCTGGCGTTTCAGCAAAAAGTGTCATTTAAAACCGCCCATGTCCGTCTGCACCTGCTACGGACCGCAGCCGGACTGACGGCTATGTTCCTCTATTTCTATGCCATCTCCCATCTTCCATTGGCCGATGCCGTGCTACTCAATTATACATCACCGATCTTTGTCGCCCTGTTTGCCGGGTTATGGCTTAAAGAGACCCTGTCCTGGAGCCGGAAACTGGCGGTGATCATCGGTGTGGTCGGGGTGCTTTGCCTGTTTCATCCTTCGGCCGCGATTGCGTCCCTGGCCGGGTTGTGCGGGTTGATCTCCGGGGTGCTGGGCGGGCTGGCCCTGACCACTGTTAAGCGTCTCTCCGATACCGAGCCGGGGATTCGCATCGTGCTGCATTTTTCTTTCTGGAGCAGCTTGTTCTCGGCAGTGCCGCTGCTCTGGGACCATCAGGTCCCAACCCCGGCCGTGCTGCTGCTGTTGATCGGACTGGCCTCCATCGGGACGGTCGGTCAGCTTCTGCTGGCCCATGCCTACAAGCTGGCGCCGGCGTCCCAGGTTTCCCCCCTGGGCTTCAGCGGGCTGGTATTTGCCGGGCTGATCGGATTTGCCTTTTGGGGGGAAGTTCCGGACGCTTCGATGTTGATCGGGACCGCCTTTATTGTCTGTTCCGGAATTCTGGTGGTGCGGGAACGGGCCGAGCCGATGCCGACTCCACCGAGTGCTGCGCCGCATTTTCCAATCGGTAAAAACGACTGA
- a CDS encoding helix-turn-helix domain-containing protein has protein sequence MDEYRAEVKELRIGLTIRELRQKQRMTLQDLSQVTELSKPLLSQIENDQVIPPLATLLRISKALKVPLQTFFEEEDNTQKCLVVRAGESNRMNRRPSHGGAPQPYFYHSLAYGKKHKHMEPFLVEFDPAQTEQSQPVRHTGEEFFYIIEGRVELKHGAETYILEAGDSVYWDSNEPHSLKALGNEIARGIAVLYTRN, from the coding sequence ATGGATGAATACAGAGCGGAAGTCAAGGAACTGCGGATCGGCCTGACCATTCGTGAATTACGCCAGAAGCAGCGCATGACACTGCAGGATCTGTCCCAGGTGACAGAGCTCTCCAAACCGTTGCTTTCCCAGATTGAAAACGATCAGGTTATTCCGCCCCTGGCCACGCTGTTGCGCATATCGAAAGCCCTCAAGGTTCCGCTGCAAACTTTTTTTGAGGAAGAAGACAACACCCAGAAGTGTCTGGTGGTGCGGGCCGGAGAATCCAACCGGATGAACCGTCGCCCCAGCCATGGCGGAGCCCCTCAGCCGTATTTTTACCACTCCCTCGCCTATGGCAAAAAACATAAGCATATGGAGCCGTTCCTGGTGGAATTCGACCCTGCCCAGACCGAACAGTCCCAACCGGTGCGCCACACCGGAGAGGAGTTTTTCTATATCATCGAAGGTCGAGTTGAGCTCAAACACGGTGCGGAAACCTATATCCTGGAAGCCGGCGATTCGGTTTACTGGGACTCCAACGAACCACATAGTCTTAAAGCCCTCGGCAATGAGATTGCCCGGGGGATTGCCGTGCTCTACACCAGAAATTGA